The window TAGGAAGCATATATACTTCATTTTTGTAAGCTGCAGAGTTGTTCCATAGCTCGATCTGAGCCAAAGTCTGGTTAGAGAAAGAGTTAGACATTACGAAACTTGGGTGTCCTGTAGCACATCCTAAGTTCACCAATCTTCCTTCTGCAAGGATGATCACTTCTTTTCCTTCAATTGTGTAGATATCAACCTGAGGTTTCACTTCAGATTTAGTATGGCCATAGTTTTTGTTTAGCCAAGCCATATCGATTTCATTGTCGAAGTGGCCAATGTTACAAACGATCGCTTTATCTTTCATTTTAAGGAAATGCTCTCCTCTCACAATATTGAAGTTACCGGTAGTCGTGATGATGATATCAGCATTATCTACCACTGTGTCTAATCTTTTTACTTCATAACCGTCCATAGCAGCCTGAAGTGCACAGATCGGATCAATTTCCGTAACAGTAACGATAGAACCAGCCCCTCTGAATGAAGCAGCCGTACCTTTACCTACATCTCCGTATCCGCATACAACCACTCTTTTTCCGGCTAACATTACGTCTGTAGCTCTTCTTACTGCATCTACAGCAGATTCTTTACATCCGTATTTGTTGTCGAATTTAGATTTAGTTACTGAATCATTTACGTTGATGGCAGGCATTACCAAGGTTCCGTTCTTCATTCTTTCGTACAGTCTGTGTACTCCTGTAGTAGTTTCTTCAGAAAGCCCTTTGATATCTTTTGTGAATTCAGGGTATTTATCAAAAACCATATTTGTTAAATCTCCACCATCATCCAAGATCATGTTTAATGGCTTTCTGTCTTCCCCAAAAAATAAAGTCTGCTCAATACACCAGTCAAATTCCTCTTCATTTAATCCTTTCCATGCATATACAGGAATTCCCGCAGCAGC of the Chryseobacterium aureum genome contains:
- the ahcY gene encoding adenosylhomocysteinase, which produces MSTTTQYVPYKVKDISLAEWGRKEITLAEAEMPGLMAIREEYGPSQPLKGARIAGCLHMTIQTAVLIETLVALGAEVTWSSCNIFSTQDHAAAAIAAAGIPVYAWKGLNEEEFDWCIEQTLFFGEDRKPLNMILDDGGDLTNMVFDKYPEFTKDIKGLSEETTTGVHRLYERMKNGTLVMPAINVNDSVTKSKFDNKYGCKESAVDAVRRATDVMLAGKRVVVCGYGDVGKGTAASFRGAGSIVTVTEIDPICALQAAMDGYEVKRLDTVVDNADIIITTTGNFNIVRGEHFLKMKDKAIVCNIGHFDNEIDMAWLNKNYGHTKSEVKPQVDIYTIEGKEVIILAEGRLVNLGCATGHPSFVMSNSFSNQTLAQIELWNNSAAYKNEVYMLPKHLDEKVAALHLKKLSVELETLSPEQAEYIGVDVKGPFKPEYYRY